TGATGGAGGATTTGGTTATGATACAAATAGTAACTCAGATAGCAATTCTACTTCTTGGGTTATTTCAACCCTTAATAAATTAAATATAGACTCAAATACTTGGAATAAAGATAATAACACTCCACTTACATTTTTGGAATCTTTGAGACAAAATGATGGATCTTATTTATGGGCAAGTGGAAGTACAAGTGGAATAAATCTTTCAACAGCATACGCACTTATTGCAATTTCTGGTGCATCTTATCCTGTAAAACGTATAAATATAGATGATAATGGTGGGACAAATCAAAAACTTGTGAATTTAAGAATAGAATCACCAGATAATACAATATGCCTTGCAAAAAATATTCAAGCAAATAATGTTTTAGAGTTACTGCAAATTGCTTCAAATATATGCGACTACGATTTTATTATCGAAGATACTGCTTATGGATCATATGTATCAAGTATTGATAATTTAGATGCCTCTGGTATGAATGGTTGGCAATATTTTGTAAATTGGGCTCCTGCAATGGTATCTGCCCAAGATTATATTTTAAATGATGGAGATGAAGTTTTGTGGGCATATGGATCAGCTCTTGGAATAAAGCCAACCCAAATAGAAGTAAATTCCACAGATCTAAATATTGGAGATAATTTAAAAATAATAGCAAGTTATTTTGAAGATGGCACAAGACAAAACCTACCATGGCAAGATGTGTATGTAGGAGATACTTTGCATCAGACAAATCAAGATGGAGAAATAAATATAAACATACTAGATAACAGCCCATTAACTGTATATGTAAAATATACAGACACATATATCAGAAGCAATAAGTTATATATAAATTCTTCTGGTGCAGACAGTGTAAGTCACTCCGTAAATTTAAGTGCAAATGTATTAGGTAATGGTGGCGGTAGTGAATACAATGATGAGATAGCATTCTCTATAGATAAATCAAATATAGATTTTGAAAATTTAGCCCCAAACCAATCAAAAGAAGAAACTCTCACAATTACAAATATAGGGAATGTAGGAATACATGTGGAATCAAATATACTAGGAGATGATTTATTTAACAATACCAGAATTAATAACACACTATGGGAAGATTTTAATATTAATTTAGATAGAAGTAGAGCAAATGAATTAAATATAAGA
Above is a genomic segment from Patescibacteria group bacterium containing:
- a CDS encoding DUF4430 domain-containing protein; protein product: MNKISIKKNLLSVLIIFMLVFSNYSFADNSNTITFLQNQTQNTWITQALVSANAGNINISYIDLSDTSLLGSSKNLLALSSVESTDNNTLNTLANNILSTMNNGQLGESSWLNDDFWGVLALSSVSKIENGDLIKSFILNNQNDDGGWSWAVSGYSDTNDTAAAIMALLELGVSNNNSVITNALNYLENAQNDDGGFGYDTNSNSDSNSTSWVISTLNKLNIDSNTWNKDNNTPLTFLESLRQNDGSYLWASGSTSGINLSTAYALIAISGASYPVKRINIDDNGGTNQKLVNLRIESPDNTICLAKNIQANNVLELLQIASNICDYDFIIEDTAYGSYVSSIDNLDASGMNGWQYFVNWAPAMVSAQDYILNDGDEVLWAYGSALGIKPTQIEVNSTDLNIGDNLKIIASYFEDGTRQNLPWQDVYVGDTLHQTNQDGEININILDNSPLTVYVKYTDTYIRSNKLYINSSGADSVSHSVNLSANVLGNGGGSEYNDEIAFSIDKSNIDFENLAPNQSKEETLTITNIGNVGIHVESNILGDDLFNNTRINNTLWEDFNINLDRSRANELNIRLTVPGNYEGTGTKNAELIFWAVAK